A single genomic interval of Zingiber officinale cultivar Zhangliang chromosome 4A, Zo_v1.1, whole genome shotgun sequence harbors:
- the LOC121971494 gene encoding calmodulin-3 — translation MAEQLTDDQIAEFKEAFSLFDKDGDGCITTKELGTVMRSLGQNPTEAELQDMINEVDADGNGTIDFPEFLNLMARKMKDTDSEEELKEAFRVFDKDQNGFISAAELRHVMTNLGEKLTDEEVDEMIREADVDGDGQINYDEFVKIMMAK, via the exons ATGGCGGAGCAGCTCACCGACGACCAGATCGCTGAGTTCAAGGAGGCCTTCAGTTTGTTTGACAAGGATGGCGATG GTTGTATCACGACCAAGGAGCTCGGAACTGTGATGCGTTCTTTGGGTCAGAACCCTACAGAAGCTGAGCTGCAAGACATGATCAACGAAGTTGATGCTGATGGAAATGGGACAATTGACTTCCCCGAGTTTCTTAACTTGATGGCCCGGAAAATGAAGGATACAGATTCAGAGGAAGAGTTGAAGGAGGCATTCAGAGTGTTTGACAAGGATCAGAATGGCTTCATATCTGCTGCTGAGCTTCGCCATGTGATGACCAACCTCGGAGAAAAGCTCACAGATGAGGAAGTTGACGAGATGATTCGTGAGGCTGATGTAGATGGCGATGGTCAGATCAACTATGATGAGTTTGTTAAAATCATGATGGCCAAGTGA